CCATACGCCCGCCATCCTGGCCCCGGCCGGAGACAAGACCACTTTTTTGGCCGCCGTGGCTGCAGGAGCTGATGCCATTTACTGCGGACTCAAGCTGTTTTCCGCCCGGATGGAAGCTGCCAATTTCAGTATTGAAGAACTGTCCCGACTGTCCCGTCTGGCCCGGTCCAGACAGATTGATGTACATATTGCATTCAATACCCTGATCAAGGAATCGGAAACCCCAAAAGCCCTTCGCCTGCTGTCCAAACTGCAGCAGCATGTGATCTTTGATGCATTGATCGTTCAGGATCCGGCCGTCATCTCTTTGGCCAGACAGGCAGGCATCACCCAGGACCTGCATCTTTCCACCCTGGGCAATCTTTCCTCTCCTGCCGGCCTGAAATCGGCCCGCAATGCCGGTTTCTCCCAGGTGGTCCTGCCCAGAGAATTTTCTTTGGACGATATCCGGGCCATGGCGGCCCAAACCCCTGAAGACATGGGTCTGGAAGTGTTTGTTCACGGGGCTTTGTGCTATGGTATCTCCGGGCGGTGTTACTGGAGTTCCTGGTTCGGCGGCAAAAGCGCCCTCAGAGGACGTTGTGTTCAACCCTGCCGGCGTATGTATCAGATGAAATCAGAAAAACACCGGTATTTCTCGTGTATGGATTTTTCTGCGGATGTGCTGGCCAAAGTACTCAAGGAAATTCCCCGGGTTCACACCTGGAAAATTGAAGGCAGAAAAAAAAGCCCGCATTATGTATATTACACAATCAAGGCGTTTCAGCTGCTCAGAGATGATCCGTCCCGGAAAAAAGAAGCCCTGACCTATCTTGACTATGCCTTGGGCCGGCCGTTCACTCATTACAACCTTTTGTCCCATCGGATTCAAAACCCGCTGGATCATCAGGATGTCACCCAGTCCGGCCTGTTTTTAGGCCGGATCAAAAATCCGGCCGCCCCTTTTTTCATCACGAAAGATGCCTTGTTCCCAGAAGACCTGCTGCGCATCGGCAATGAAGAGGATGCCTTTCACACCATCCAGAAAGTGACAAGGAGCGTGCCCCAAAAAGGAAAATTTACTTTGCCCCGGCAGTTGCGGCATAAAGTGAGAAAAGACGCGCCGGTTCATCTCATTGATCGCCGGACCAATGAACTGACCCGGGAAATCAGTGTCCTGGACGCTGAACTGGCGGATATGGAAAAAATTCCCGTACGTCCGGCCCCCCACACAGACGTTTCAGACAAAAATCCTTTAAACACCCGGCGCCGGACCCGTCAACACATCACCGATATCCGGGTCTCCAGAAAATCGCAGGCCCAGGCCCAGAAATCAGGTGCATCCGGCATCTGGATTTCCGGCAGCCGTTACAGCACCCGTTTTGACAAAACCACCTGGCTGTGGCTGGATCCGTCCATTTTTCCGGAAGAAGAGATCTTGTGCCGCCAGTATATCACCACAGCATTAAAAAAAGGGGCCCGCCATTTTGTGCTCAATGCCGTCTGGCAGATCAGTCTGTTTGACAATCCGGCCCCGTTGGATCTGTGGGCCGGCCCTTTCTGCAATATCGCCAACAGCCTGGCCATTCAGGAGTTGAAAACACTCGGATTCAGCGGCGCCATCGTATCTCCGGAACTGGACAAAAATACGTTTTTATCCCTGCCGGAATCATCCGTGCTCCCCTTGGGGGTGGTCATTGAGGGAAACTGGCCTTTGGCCGTTTCCCGGACCCTTTCGCCGGGGTTGTCGCCCGGAGATTTTTTCATGAGCCCCAAAAAAGAAGGGGCCTGGGTCACCCGGTCCAATAATTTAAATTATATATTTCCCAACTGGCCCCTGGATCTGACCGCACACAGAAAAACGCTGGCCCAGGCCGGGTATACCTGTTTTATCACCCTGGAAGAACCCGTGCCCAAAAATGTGTCTCTCAAGAACCGGCCCGGGTTGTGGAACTGGGATCTCACGCTTTTGTAACGGTTTTGATTCCCCGACCGCCCCACCCGGGGTCGGGGAATCAAAATTTTTCAGATTCAGACTGGATTCAGGCTGTCAACAGGATTCAGGGCTTGATCCGGATGGATGGATACAGACCCTCCAGCTCTCCGGTGCGATAGGGCTGGATAATGTTAAAAGAGATATTCTGGTCATCCTGGGCATGGCCCCTTTTCTCACCGTTGTTGTAAAGGGCCCCGTTCAGCAGCAGAATATTTTGCAGCCGGTTTTTAAACGTCTCGATAAAAACCGATCCCTTACCGTTAAATGTCATTTTACCGATGGTCAGACTGTCTCTCACCTCTGCCAGATCATCCAGGGAAATGGCATGGGTTTTTACATCCGCCTGGGTCCGAATCAAACCCCATATCAGATGATCACCGGCAATATGAATGGGTTCTTCCGGATCCATGATGGTGTGGGGCATCACAATACAGCCTTCCCCCAATTGAATGCGGGCCGTTTCCTTGCCATTGAGAAACGCGTTGAATCCCACGAAACACCCCTGCCCCACATCCGCATGAATGATTTTGCCGCCATGGGCCGTGATACACATGCCCGCCAGATGTGAATTGATGATATAGGTATTTTCCTGGGCATTGGACCCTTCCCCCATCTCGGCATTTTCCAGAAACGCCCGCTGGGCCACCAGCACATTTTCGCCGATATGGGTGTCCCCCTGAATAACGGCATACCGGTTCACGGCCGACGTGAACGGCGCTTCGACAGGCTCCAGGTTCATGACTTCAAACAGCCGCTCATAGTCGGCTTCCCTGTTTTTCACAAAGTCATACATGATCCCCCGGGGCTGAAACGCATCATTGACCCCCACAAAATAATCCAATGCGGTTGTGTCATATTTGAATTTGAATTCAAAATGCTGATTACGGATCCAGATGGTTCCGGGTTCAATCTTCCGGTGAAACAGTTCTCCCACCTGGATATAGGAAAAATCTCCTACAATACAGGAATGCAGATTCATCAGATCCACGGTGGCAAACGGTCCTAAAAAACACCCTTCCAGGGTGGAACCGTGAATATTTGCGTAATGGCTTGAAATGGTGTTTCTAATGCCGAATTCTTCCGGACTCTCAGGGTTGTGGGAGTTGCTGTGCACCAGGGTTTTGTACAACAGGCTGTCCCGGATGGTGATCATTTCATCTTCCACTAAAGGAATATCTTTGGTGGATCGGATTTTGTCTCCTTTGCGTTTGAGCTCGTCTCCCCGGATATCACTTTTGTAAATGGCGGAACGGCCTACATAACATTTGCCTAAAAAATAACTGCCCGCGATATTGGAGTTTTTAAAGTGAAAATAGATGGGATGATGGGAGGTAATACCGTAAAACGCATAAAATCTGAGCATTTTTTCATGATCCAGTGCATGGGTCACAAAGGGTTCGGTATCAAACCCAAACTCATCCAGGTTCACGTTCACACGGCTGATGATTCGGTCGGCCAATTGCTGTAACTGATTCATTGTCGTGC
Above is a window of Desulfotignum balticum DSM 7044 DNA encoding:
- a CDS encoding peptidase U32 family protein, yielding MRSHTPAILAPAGDKTTFLAAVAAGADAIYCGLKLFSARMEAANFSIEELSRLSRLARSRQIDVHIAFNTLIKESETPKALRLLSKLQQHVIFDALIVQDPAVISLARQAGITQDLHLSTLGNLSSPAGLKSARNAGFSQVVLPREFSLDDIRAMAAQTPEDMGLEVFVHGALCYGISGRCYWSSWFGGKSALRGRCVQPCRRMYQMKSEKHRYFSCMDFSADVLAKVLKEIPRVHTWKIEGRKKSPHYVYYTIKAFQLLRDDPSRKKEALTYLDYALGRPFTHYNLLSHRIQNPLDHQDVTQSGLFLGRIKNPAAPFFITKDALFPEDLLRIGNEEDAFHTIQKVTRSVPQKGKFTLPRQLRHKVRKDAPVHLIDRRTNELTREISVLDAELADMEKIPVRPAPHTDVSDKNPLNTRRRTRQHITDIRVSRKSQAQAQKSGASGIWISGSRYSTRFDKTTWLWLDPSIFPEEEILCRQYITTALKKGARHFVLNAVWQISLFDNPAPLDLWAGPFCNIANSLAIQELKTLGFSGAIVSPELDKNTFLSLPESSVLPLGVVIEGNWPLAVSRTLSPGLSPGDFFMSPKKEGAWVTRSNNLNYIFPNWPLDLTAHRKTLAQAGYTCFITLEEPVPKNVSLKNRPGLWNWDLTLL
- a CDS encoding transferase, yielding MNQLQQLADRIISRVNVNLDEFGFDTEPFVTHALDHEKMLRFYAFYGITSHHPIYFHFKNSNIAGSYFLGKCYVGRSAIYKSDIRGDELKRKGDKIRSTKDIPLVEDEMITIRDSLLYKTLVHSNSHNPESPEEFGIRNTISSHYANIHGSTLEGCFLGPFATVDLMNLHSCIVGDFSYIQVGELFHRKIEPGTIWIRNQHFEFKFKYDTTALDYFVGVNDAFQPRGIMYDFVKNREADYERLFEVMNLEPVEAPFTSAVNRYAVIQGDTHIGENVLVAQRAFLENAEMGEGSNAQENTYIINSHLAGMCITAHGGKIIHADVGQGCFVGFNAFLNGKETARIQLGEGCIVMPHTIMDPEEPIHIAGDHLIWGLIRTQADVKTHAISLDDLAEVRDSLTIGKMTFNGKGSVFIETFKNRLQNILLLNGALYNNGEKRGHAQDDQNISFNIIQPYRTGELEGLYPSIRIKP